The nucleotide sequence ATGGGCACTGAATTTATGTACGAGATGCAACCATAATGGTGAAATTTTATCACTAATTACAATTGTTAGAGTGGAATATAGATGTGCTATGTCTGCTCTGATAATTAGTCAAGTACTTCGCTCAATTTATACTAAATTCGTACATGAACGACTGAATATGTATGTGAAAAATGATTACCTGTGAGCCCGCGTACACGGCAAGAGTTTGTTCATTACTACCTTTTTTCTGTGATGTCAATTACTACTTTTTCCTGTGATGTGTACACGCAATAGTTTTTACGTGAAAAATGATTACCTAGAACTAGAAGCTCACATTTGCAGGTGTTTTGTTGAAGCATGCATATGATTGGTTTATCCAGTTCTGTATAATTATTCTATGTAACTCTGAATGAGCCTTACTGTTAGCTTCAGGAAGTTGATTGTATGACCTAGAAAGGGAATTGCTAAGCCTAGCTTCACATAGATTTCAAGATTTGATTTGTATTTATGTGTAACTTCATTTTGCAGACAACTGCTATACATTGTGCTCATGTGACTATTTGGCCAATTAGCGCAACCTTATTATTATGTGTATTGAGCACAATTCCTTTTTCTCATGTGTGTTGTTGCTCTGtactgcagcagcaacagcagcatctGAAACTTTGAAGATAAGTGAGAACATGTTCAGCATCATTCAACATCTGAAACTTGGAAGATAATTGAGAACATGTTCAGCATCATCATCTGaaacttggaagataagtgagaaGATGTTCATCTGTAATAGATATTTTTAGCATCATCATCAGAAATTCTTGCTCTGTACTTTAGCAAGTGAGACACTTCTAATAGACAAACAAGATTTAATTCTGCAAATATGTCTTAGTTTTTCAGCATTATAAAGACAATTGTTGTCCAACCAAATCACTTTTGATCTTAGCATGGCCTTGCCTGGATCGCTTAAGTTCTGTTTTTTTTCCTGAATTGTTCTTTGGACTGCAGGCTACCCCTTATATGATAGAATCATGTTTCTTTCTACCAGGCAGTTGTATTGTTCGTACTTGGAGTTTCAGAGCCAGTACATATTCAGTGAAGTGCAACGGGAACCAGAGGGGATGGCACCATGCAATCCATGATTAGTGTTAAGCCGTGAGTTGATGTAACTGGGGTTGGTTTGTGTGGTTTGGGTATTTTGATAAGCTTGCTCGTTTAGGTTAGTGTTAAGCCTTGAGATATGTTACCTGACAATCACACTTGATGGATACAGTTAAGCTATGTAATGTACGGTTGTAACTAGAAACCTCACAGATGAGTGTATCCATTAAATCTGTGTCTATTAGAAGAAAATCACTGTTTGCAGGTGTAGTTCGTTCAgtttttttgttatatatactcgTTGCATCAGTTCAAAGGTGAGTATTGCATGTGTAGAACAAGTGTGTCAAAATTTACTCTCACTACTAATGGATTGGTCACAGTAACCAAGACTACTGAAGAAAATCTCTTTTTAAAACTTAAGAAAATGATTTTTCAACTTGGTCAAACAAAAAAGTTCGGTTTGATCACGTCTCCGCAAACAACAGCAGGATATTTTCTGGCTCAGATTGGTACATCAATACAGGATTGGGCAGTACTATTCGTAGCATTCAATAATACTACAAGGTTCCCTTTGTAAAATGTACCAGCAGCCCAGATCCTGTCCCTTTGATTCCAATCTGACGGGTCATGTGCAGCTGGTGCACTCGTTACACGAGTTAGCTCGTTGCACTGGATACATTCTCCTGACCTACCTCCGCCGCCACCCAgcgcggcggccatggcgacggCAGCAGCGACTCCTCCCCATGGCGGCCTCCCGGAAGAGGTCGTGGTATGGGAGATCCTCGTCCGCCTGCCCCCAAAATccctcctccgctgccgcgccgtcTGCCGCGCCTGGCGCAGCGCCACCTCCGCCCGCGACTTCCTCGCCGCCCACCACGCCCGTCAGCCCAACCTCCCCATCGCCTTCCAGGAATACCACGGCGGCCAAAGCTTACTCGCCTTCGACAACCGGGgtgccgccgccgcccagctccaACCCGTCGCCCGGCTTGACGACGACTCCAGTCTGGAAGCCTCCTGTGACGGTCTACTCCTCCTCACCGACTATGGCAGGGGTGTTCCAAGGTTCTGTGTCTGCAACCCGGCCACTCGTCAGTTTGCTTGCTTGCCGACGCTTTCCGGTTTCGTGCCTCTGGCTTTGGGGATGTATCGGCACGGCCCGACTGGCGAGTACCGAGTACTCGTCTGCCCGAGAGATGAAGATCCGGCGACTGATGCATGCTACATCTTCGCATTGGGCTCCGTCCATCCACTGAAGAACATCGGATGGCTGCCGGAGGTGGATGAAATGTGTTCCAGTGCTGTTCTCTCCCGTGGTAGCCTGCATTGGCACCTGCAGCAGTATGAGAGTGCAGCCAAAGTGATAATGGCATTCGACACCACAGCTGAGTCGTTCCGGCGGATGCGTGGTCCAGTCGTTCCTAGCAGCGATGGCCTATTTGCTGGCATGTTTGAAATGGATGGCATTCTCGGCGTGGCCTGCTCTAATGACAAAGACAAAATCATTGGCATATGGATGATGCAGGACTACGAAAGCGAGGTCTGGACCTTAAAATACCGCTTTGAATTGCCGTTTGAGGAGATCAAGATGCAGTGTGACATGAGGCAGGTTAGGGTGAAGCATGGCGATATGTTGATTGTGGTTGTGCCCGATGGCAATTGTGAGTTGCTCGTGCTATCACGATTTGGCAATGGGCTGTTTCAGATTAACATGGATGGCAAGTTGGTTGGAAGTTTCTACCGTGAAGACCTCTGTCTTACTCAACTTCAGCTCAAACAAACTCTTGTTCCGCATACATTCTTTCCGGCGCTAGAGGGTTATGTTGTGAATGCTCCACCTTTCATCTGAGGGCTGTTGAGTGAGTGGGTTCTTCTTAATGGCCTAAACGTTTGTATCCTCATAAGCTACAGTATGCATGAGTTGGACCCGTATGTTCCATTAGCTCCTTTGTTGATACATATAAAGTTATATGATCAAGAAACTGTTATTCTTATGTAGTTCCGTGCAATCTATGCTTGTTCTGTCACCCTTTCATGTTGAAGGCAGTGACCACTGTGCATGTTAATTCTAAAATTAGCAAGTCATTTTGATATGTGTTTCAAATATGTGCGAACTATTATATGTGATGTTTCTATTGTTTTGAACTGAAGGATTAGTTTACTCTTTTATCTAGTGGTCTTCTCAGTTCTTACTATGTGGCAATCTACCTGCCTTTTGTCTCTATATGTCTATAAGGGCTTGAAACACCGCACGTAAATTGAATAAATGACTGCATTTTGTACTCAACCTAGCAGTGAGTTCTGTTGTTATTCTTCTTGTTCAAGAATCCATTCCATAtggttctataatgaaatattctgTTATAAATCCTACTTTCTGGTTCATCGTTTGGAATTATATCCATTATTTCACATTAGCTTCTTATCATTGTAAGCAATTATCTATCATTTCATTTTAGTTGCTAACCATTTAAGGAAATATTGTTTCATTTGGTTCCACTTTAAGCAATAGGTAGTATGAATTCAATTGTTTCTTTGTTGATGTGCACAGAGTTATCAACTTATGATCAAGAAGCTCTGACTATTACATGGTTGCATGAAATTTATTTTTCTTTGGATATCCTTTTGGGAGAAGTGGCTACTGTGCAGGTGGATGCTAAAATTACCAAGTCATTTTTGTCAGTGTCTGAAATATGTCAATCGATCTGCCTGTTCTTAGCTGATTACTGATGAAGAATTGACTTGGCCTTTTCTTGATATTGTCTTGTTTTCTGGAGATTATCCCATGTCTTCATAGTAAATGTTCAGCAAATATATATTAGTTTCGTGGTTCCAGGTTTTGTTGTAGCTGAGCATGGAATTAAGGCAAATTATCCTCTGTGTTGACCAGCAAGTTGCACATGATTTTTATTCATGACCATTTAAGGAAATAATGCTTCACTTGGCTCCTGTTTTAATCGATAGGTGTTGTGAATCCAAATCCACTAGCTTCTTTGTTGATGTATACAAAGCTGTGATCAAGAAGCTCTGACTGTCACATGGTTGCATGAAATTTATTTTTCTTTGGATATCCTTTTGGGCAGGAGTGGCTACTGTGCATGTCGATGCTAAAATTATCAAGTCATTTTGGTCAGTGTTTGAAATATTTGCCAATTGGTTTGCCTCGCGTCTCTGTTTTTCTTTACTGATGAAGAATTGACTTGGCCTTTTATCAAGGTTGTCTTGAGATTGTTCCATGTCTTCGTAGTACTATATGAGTGTTCAGCATTAGTTTCGTGATTCCAGCTTTTGTTGTAGGTGACGTTGAAAAAAGGCAGCTTATCCTCTTTGTTGACCAGCAACTCGCACCTGATTTTATAGTCATGAACCCATCGCGCCTGGTTAGGCATTGACATGTGCTATAATTTTGTCTTCCTATTGCATCGTTAGGAGTTATCTGTAACAACATATCTTTAGCTGCTAACCATTTAAGGGAATTGATTGATGCTTCTTCTGATATTCAACCTTGACATAAGCGCAAGGAGAATCTGTAGTGATAAGCGGAGGAAAGGGTTATCAGGCCAGGTCCCACGCCGCCGCTTTCCTGTTGTAACTGCGGTTGTAAAGTGTGTTGAAAGCCACCTCTCATCAGCTACTAGTTGTTACTGCATGTATTAGGATGCGGTTACATTTCACACACTGGGTGCCCCGGCTCTGCTGCAGTTCTGCGAGGCTCGGGATCGGGTAGTGGTGTGCCAACTCGTGACCTCGAGCTGCTGCCCGTCCAGCTGCCGGCGCAACAGCTTGCGCGAGGGCGCAGCCCCGTCTGTCATGCCTCGCCTCGCTCCTCCACGCAGCAATCCCAAGATGAGCGCACTCCACCGGTGTCTCCGCCGCTCTCCCCAACCACCGTCCTGCCGCCAAGCCCTGCTTCTAAACGTGATGAGACCAGGAGCTCCCCCTGTTGGGTGCGACTCATAGCCAGCCTCTGCTCGAGCCGTGCTTGCCTGAGGCGATGGTGCACCTGGCTTCCAGTCATCACCAACGCCGCCGCTGGTCTGCATCGGCACCATAAGGCGTACCCCCTCCCCGGTGCATTGTCGCGCCGCACAAGACGGAGAGGAGACCCTGGCGCCCATCTTCGAGGAGCGGCAGCTGGGCATCCTTGCCCCGCCTGCGTCGCCTCGTCCCAGCCCTCCAGTGGCTTGACGGAACACGCTGGCAGGAGTTAAAATCTCCAACAAGGGCGGCCTCTCGCTGCAAAGGATCAAACGAGCGGGTGCAGGTGTTGTTGCAGCTCCAGCAGCCAAGGTGGCGGAGAAGCTCGTCTGTCGCACAGTGGGAATCACAAGAGACGGAGAAGACGTTACTGAGGCTACCTTGAACGACTTCACAGCCAAGTTTAAGGAGCAGCTGGCTCCAGAGGTGATCATGGCCATGAGGGAGTTCTTCCACCTTGATGCTGCTGCTGTCAACGGTGTCGAGGACGCACTGCTGGACCATGGTGGTGAGGGTGCGCTGGAGCTTGCTCAAGAGGGCCATCTAGCACAGGAAGTCGTGGGATCGCAGCCGGCTACGGCTTGATCTCCCAGTCTGCATGCTTGGGCTAAGTTGGGCTGTTTTAGTTGATTATGTTAGTCCAACTAAGTAATGTGTCGTGGGGTGGCTCTGTTGCTTTTGTTTTTAGGTGTGTGTGTTGTATCAGGGGTGCATGGCGTTGCCTTGTGTTGGGTTACATGCGGTGTTGTACTGCTCCAGTTGGACAGCTATTTCAATGGCTACGTTCTGTGTCCTTTCTTGCTACATGGTCAGGACCGTCAGGTTTATGTGCACGATGGTGTGTCCATGCTAATATAGCCAATCAACACGCTCAGTTGGAACGTCCGTGGTTTAAACTGCTCAGCTAGGCGGGCAACAGTCAGTGCAACGATCGCCGCCTCCTCGTGTCAACTCGTGTGCTTACAAGAGACGAAGCTTGTCAGtgttgacaagtttgttgccgCCTTCCTTGGTGGTAACAGACTCAAAAAATTCGCGCAACGCCCGGCCACTGGGACTAGGGGAGGGATCCTTTTATTGTGGGAGGACAATGTTCTAGACGTCTCCGATATCTCAGCTTGGACCTATTGCCTCTCCGGCATGGTCCGCATCCGTGCGATCGACATGTGTTACAAACTCACTTTCGTCTATGGTCCCACAGACTATGCTTGCAAGGACGACTTCTTCGCCGAACTTACCGCCCACAAGCCTTTTTTTTGAACCGTgaacagtaggagaacctcctactGTTGTAACCTGTATTATTAGAATTTGTACAATTTACATGGCATCTTTACATTTATCAACCCCCCATTTTGGGGGGTGGGGAGAGTACTAAGCTATTGAGGAAAGGATGAGGGGGATGAGATGTTTATGCTTTTCCTTGACCCTATAGGTAAGGAGAGAGAAGTCCTTCTTAAGTCTGTCCAACCAAGATGTTTTTGTTGGTGCAATCCCCCTAAAGTGTTTGTTATTACGTTCCTTCCGTATGCTCCAAGCCGCAAGTAAGAACAACTCCATAAAGAGAGGTCGATCCCAACTGATTTTGACCATAGTGACCGTTTGTAGCCTTGAAGCTCCTTG is from Triticum aestivum cultivar Chinese Spring chromosome 3A, IWGSC CS RefSeq v2.1, whole genome shotgun sequence and encodes:
- the LOC123059238 gene encoding F-box protein At5g49610-like, which translates into the protein MATAAATPPHGGLPEEVVVWEILVRLPPKSLLRCRAVCRAWRSATSARDFLAAHHARQPNLPIAFQEYHGGQSLLAFDNRGAAAAQLQPVARLDDDSSLEASCDGLLLLTDYGRGVPRFCVCNPATRQFACLPTLSGFVPLALGMYRHGPTGEYRVLVCPRDEDPATDACYIFALGSVHPLKNIGWLPEVDEMCSSAVLSRGSLHWHLQQYESAAKVIMAFDTTAESFRRMRGPVVPSSDGLFAGMFEMDGILGVACSNDKDKIIGIWMMQDYESEVWTLKYRFELPFEEIKMQCDMRQVRVKHGDMLIVVVPDGNCELLVLSRFGNGLFQINMDGKLVGSFYREDLCLTQLQLKQTLVPHTFFPALEGYVVNAPPFI